Genomic segment of Sphingopyxis sp. QXT-31:
CGAAATTGCGGCCGCGTTAGCGAGGTTGGAGGATGAGGTCAAAAGATTAAAACCCGGTTCGGCGCCCGCGCCCTAAGGGAACCGGTGGCAAGCACACTCGCCCCTTCCCCCTCGATGGGGAAGGATACGGAGCCTTGGCCGCAGAGCGGCCTAGGCGGAGTTGGATGGGGGTGAAGGTGCGTCCTTCGGCCTTCGTGTCAGGCCGAGAGCGCACCCCCTCCGCTGCGACTAACGAACAAGTTCGTAAGTCTCGCTGCCTCCCCCATCGAGGGGGAGGAACTGTGGGGAACCCCATGGGACCGCGCGATGTTGTGACCGGGCGGCACATCGGCTAGTTGCCTGGACGTCCGCCCAACTGGAAAGAGCATGACGGCAACCATCGCGCTGGTCGACGACGACCGCAACATCCTGCAATCCTTGTCGATCGCGCTCCAGGCCGAGGGCTTCGTCACGCGCGTCTATTCAGACGGCGAGGCAGCGCTGAAGCCGCTGATCGACAATCCGCCCGACCTGGCGGTGTTCGATGTCAAGATGCCGCGCATGGACGGGCTCGAACTGCTGCGCCGTCTGCGCGAAAAGAGCCAGCTGCCGGTGATCTTCCTGACCAGCAAGGACGACGAGATCGACGAGGCGCTGGGGCTCGCGATGGGCGCCGACGATTATATCGCCAAGCCCTTCTCACAGCGACTGGTGATCGCGCGCATTCGCGCGATCCTCCGCCGCGTCGAGCTCAACAAAAATGCGCCGGGCGACGAGGACGAGCCCGTCGCCGACCCGATCACCCGCGGGCGCCTCAGCATGGACCCCGCAAGGCACAAGGTCGAATGGGACGGCAAGGACGTGACGCTGACCGTCACCGAATTCCTGATCCTCGAAACGCTGGCGAGCCGCCCGGGCATCGTGCGCAGCCGCAACCAGCTGATGGACGCGGCCTATCAGGACGACGTCTATATCGACGACCGCACGATCGACAGCCACATCAAGCGCCTGCGCCGCAAGTTCCGCGAGGTCGACCCCGAATTCGACGCGATCGCGACGCTCTATGGGGCGGGCTACCGTTTTGCCGACGAAGGCTGATCTGGCGCGCGACGCCGAGGACCAGCCTTTGGTCTGGTCGGCGCGCTGGTCGCTGACGACGCGCATCCTGGCGGTCAATATCGTCGCGATCGCGCTGCTTGCGGGCGGCTTTTTTTACCTCGACACCTATCGCAGCCGGCTGGTCGATACGCGCGTCGGGGTGATGGAGGATCAGCTCGCGCAGCTCGACGACGCGCTCGAGGCGGCGCGCCCCGACCAGCGCCAGCGACTGATCGACGCTTTCACCCGCGCGACCGCGTCGCGGCTGCGCTTCTACGCCGCCGACGGCACGCGCCGCTACGACAGCTTCGACCATGGGCCGCCGACCTATACTTTGCGCGATCCCAATATCCAGCCGTGGAAGCGCGACGCCGCGCGCGCGATGGACCGCGGCATCGACTGGATCGTCGGCGCCCCCAATTATCCCGATTTCGAGGAGCCCGAAGTCGATCGCGGCGCCGCCTGGCCCGAGGTCGTGCAGACGCTGAAGAGCGGCGCCGGCACGACGCGCTTCCGCTACGCGCCAGAACGCACGCCTTTGCTGACCGCGACGCGGATCGTCGACCTCGACACGCCGCAGGTGATGCTGATGACGCTGAACGCGCGCGACATCACGCGCACCGTGCGCGCCGAGCGCTTCCGCCTCGCGGTGGTCGTCGCGATCGTGCTGCTGACCTCGGTGCTGCTCTCGCTCTTTCTCGCGCGCACGATCGTGCGGCCGCTGCGCAAGCTCGCGCGCGCCGCGGTGCGCGTGCGGCTGGGGCGCGCGCGCGAGGTCGTCGTGCCGCGCCTGCCGAGCCGCCGCGACGAGATCGGGACGCTCGCGCGTGCGCTCAGCGACATGACGCAGGCGCTGCGCGAACGCATCGACGCGGGCGAGCATTTCGCCGCCGACGTGACGCACGAGCTCAAGAACCCGATCGCTTCGGTGCGCTCGGCGATCGAGGGGCTGGGCCGCGTCAAGACCGACGAACAACGCGCGCAATTGCTGGCCATTGCGGACGAGGATGTAAGGCGGCTCGACCGGCTGGTCACCGACATCAGCGACGCGAGCCGCATCGACGCGCAATTGTCGCGCACCAGTTTCGAGCCGATCGACGTCGGGCTGATGATCGAATCGATGCTCGCCTCGCGCGCGGCGCGGGCCGAGAGCAAGGACGTGCCGCAACCGCGCATCGCCTTCGCGCGCCCGCGCAAGGGCACGACGATGGTGATGGGTGATGGCCATCGGCTCGAACGCGTGATCGACAATGTCATCGACAATGCGATCAGCTTCTCGCCCCCCGGCGGGCTGGTCTGCGTGCGCGCGACGCGGCTGGGCAGCGACGTCCATATCGGGGTCGACGACGATGGCCCCGGCATCGAGCCCGCGCAGCGCGACGCCATTTTCCGCCGTTTCCACAGCGAGCGCCCCGACGGCGCCTTCGGCCGCCACAGCGGGCTCGGCCTCGCGATCGCGCGGACGATCGTCGAGGGGCACAGCGGCCATATCGCCGCGCGCGACCGTGACGACGGCCAGCCGGGCGCGAGCCTGCTGATCACCCTGCCCGCGGCGGAAGCGGCGAGTGGAGAGAATTGATCGTCGGCTTGCAGCCGTGCTGACACGCCGGTAAGCCTCTCCGCCATGCTGCCGCGCCGGACCGCACTCGATATCGTCAATATCCACGCCAGCTGCGTCGCAGCGGGCAGCCGCGGCATCTTGATCCTCGGCGCGTCGGGACAGGGCAAGTCCGACCTCGCGCTGCGGCTGATCGACCGCGGCGCGCGGCTGGTCGCCGACGACCGCTGCGACATCTGGTTCGACCGCGGCCGCCTGTGGTGCCGCCCGCCCGCGAAGCTCGCGGGCAAGATGGAGGTGCGCGGGATCGGCATCGTCGACCAGCCCTTCGTCGCGCCGGTCCCGCTCGCGCTCGCGGTGCGCCTCAGCGAGCGCCCCGAGCGCATGCCGCCTGCGAACCAGAGCGAGACGGTCGCGGGGCATGCCCTGCCCGCGCTGCTGCTCGCGGGATTCGAGGCGTCGGCGCCGATCAAGGTGCTGATGGCGCTCGACCGACTGGGTATGGCATCATGAGCGACGACGGCCAGCGCCTGCTGCTCGTCACCGGCCTCTCGGGCGCGGGCAAGTCGACGGTGCTGAAAGTACTCGAGGATCTGGGCTGGGAGGTCGTCGACAATCTGCCGCCCGCGCTGCTCGACGCCTTGCTCGCAGCGCCCGCGGGAAAGGGGCGCGAGGGCCGCCCGCTCGCGATCGGCATCGACAGCCGGAGCCGCGGCTTCAAGCCCGCGCCGCTGGTCAAGCGGATGAAGGAATTGCGCGAGGCGGGCGGGCGCGACATCGACACGCTCTTCCTCGACTGCGCGGGCGCCGAGCTCGAACGCCGCTTCTCCGAGACGCGGCGGCGCCATCCGATGGCCGAGGACCGTCCCGCCGCCGACGGCATCGCGCGCGAGCGCGAGACGATGGAGCCGCTCCGCCGCTGGGCGCAGCACGTCATCGACACCACCAATTACTCGAGCAACGATTTGCAGCAGGAAGTGCGGCAGCGCTTCGGCGAGGCAGGGACCGACGAGCCCGTGCTGAGCGTGCTGAGCTTCGGCTTCGCGCGCGGGTTGCCGCGCAACGCCGACCTGGTGTTCGACATGCGGTACCTGCGCAACCCGCATTGGGACCCGGCGCTCAAACCCGGCACCGGGCTCGACCCTGCGGTCGCCGCCTATGTGATGGCCGACCCCGCCTATGCGGCGACCATCGCGCAGATCGAGTCGCTGCTGCTCGCGCTCCTCCCGCGCTACCGCGCCGAGGGGAAGAGCTATGTCACCATCGCCTTCGGGTGCACCGGCGGGCGCCACCGCTCGGTCCATGTCGCCGAACGTGTGGCCGCTACGCTACGCGCAGCGGGTCATGCGCCGACGGTGACCCACCGCAACCTTGACTCCGCCCCGCAAGATGGGCTTGAGGGCAAGCCCCCGTCCGCGTCTCCCGCATCCGGCGGCAAACAGATATAAGGGTCTCGACTGCATGGGCACCGACAAGGCATTGCCGCTTCTTGGAATGGTATTGGTGACCCATGGCCGCCTCGCCGAGGAAATGGTGACCGCGATGGAGCATGTCGTCGGGCCGCAGCGCGCGATCGCGACGGTGTGCATCGGCCCCAACGACAATATGGAGATGCGGCGCAAGGAAATCGCCGACGCGATCCATAAGGTCGACGAGGGCCGCGGCGTCATCATGCTGACCGACCTGTTCGGCGGCACGCCGTCGAACCTCGCGATCAGCCTGCTCGACGCCGGGCGCACCGAGGTGATCGCGGGCGTGAACCTGCCGATGCTGATCCGCCTCGAAAGCGCGCGCAAGACCATGGAACTCCGCCCGGCGGTGATCGCCGCGAAAGAGGCGGGGCAGAAATATATCTCCGTCGCATCCGAAATGCTGGGGGTGGGCCCATGAATGAAACGAGCGAGACGGTCGAGATCACCAACCAGCGCGGCCTCCACGCGCGCGCGAGCGCCAAGTTCGTGACCTTCGTCAGCCGCCTGCCCGAGACCGTGTCGGTCGAGGTCGAAAAGGGCGGGTCGCGGGTCAACGGCACCTCGATCATGGGGCTGATGATGCTGGGCGCCGCGAAGGGCGATTCGATCACCATCCACACGAAGGGCGACGGCGCCGACGCGGCGCTGCTCAAGCTGGTCGGGCTGGTCAAGGACAGCTTCGGCGAGGATTGACGGCATGACCCAGACGGGCCGCCGCTCCCGCATCGAGAGTTTTTCCAACCCGCTGGTCAAGCGGATGCGGCTGCTGCGCGAAAAGCGGCATCGCCGCGCCGAGGGGCTGTTCCTCGCCGAGGGGCTGCGCATCGCGACCGAGGCGCGCGACGCGGGGGTGCTGCCGAAGTGGCTGTTCCTTGCCGAAGAGGGCGCTGCGCATCCGCTGGCGCAGGCGCTGGTGAGCGCGACGCTGGCGAGCGGCGGCGAGGTGATCGACACCACGCCCGCGATCCTGTCGAAGCTGTCGGGCAAGGAAAACGCGCAGGCGATCGTCGCGATCTACGCCGAGCCGAAGACCTTGCTGACCGACCTCGACCGCAATACCGCGCCGATCTGGCTGGTCGCCGAGCGGCTGCGCGATCCGGGCAATCTCGGCACGATGCTGCGCACCGGCGACGCGGTCGGCGCGGGCGGGCTGATCCTGCTAGGCGAATCTACCGACCCCTATGGCGTCGAGGCGGTGCGCGCCAGCATGGGGGCAATCTTCACTCAGCGGCTGGTGCAGGCCGAGTGGGACGATTTCCTCCCCTGGCTGCGCGGCGGACCGGGACAGCTCGTCGCGACCTGGCTGGGCGAGGATACGGTCGACTATCAGGCGGTGCGCTACGCGGCGCCGACCTTCGTCCTCGTCGGCAACGAATCGCAGGGCATGCCCGAGGCCTATGCCGCGGCCGCCGATATGCGCGTGAAGATGCCGATGATGGGCAAGGCCGACAGCCTAAACGCCGCAGTCGCGGCGGCGGTGATGGCCTATGAGGTGCTGAACCAGCGGCGGAACTGAACGGCAGCCACGGGGCGCATTCAGCATAGCGCCAGCAGCGCGCAACTACACCGTCCCCTCTTCCGTTCGTGGCGAGCGAAGTCGAGACACGCGAGCACCGCGCCAGACGCATCTCGACTGCGCTCGATGCAAAGGGGTTTTGGAGAGACGACCATGTTCAAACCGCTCGCCGCACTGATGCTGAGCCTCGCCCTCGCCGCCTGCGTCCCGACCGCCGACGCGCCGCAGACCCCCGGCACCCCGCCCGCCGCGAGCTATTTCGCGCTCGGCACCGAGCCCGGCTGGACGCTCGAGATCACGCAAGGCCTGCTTAATTACGACGGCGACTATGGCGATACCAAGATTCTGGTCCCAAACCCGGGCGCGCGGCCGAGCTTCAACGGCGAGCGTTACGTCACCCAGCGGCTGACCGTCGACATCACGCACGGCGAATGCAGCGACGGGATGAGCGACCGGCGCTATCGCGACAAGGTGACGCTAACCGCCGACGGCAAGACGGTGACGGGCTGCGGCGGCGGCATATTGCCGCCCACCGAGCTTGCGGGCACCAACTGGAGTTTCGTGTCGATCGGCGGCGTCGCGGTGGCGAAGGACCGGCCGACGTCGTTGGTGTTCGAGGCTGGACGGCTGAGCGGCAGCGCGGGGTGCAACCGCTTTTCGGGCAGCTACGAGCGCGCGGATGGCATGCTGACCGCCGGACCGCTGATGGCGACCAAGATGGCGTGCCCGGGCGCGGGCATGACGCAGGAGAACGCCTTCTTCGAACTGATGCGCGGGCCGGTGAGCCTCGACTTCCCGAGCGACGGCACACTGATCCTGACCGGCGCCGAGGGACGCACGGCGGTGCTGAAGCGAGTGATCTAGAAAGCGGCGATCTAGATCGTCGCATTTATCACAATGCCGTCATTCCCGCGAAGGCGGGAATCCAGCTTTCTCCTTCTTTGTGTTCTTTGCGCCTTTGCGTGAGATTATTTTGAGTCACGCAAAGGCGCAAAGAACGCAAAGGGTGTTGGGGTCAGCCGTCGGTGCCAAGCGGTCGACGAAACGAAGAAAGCTGGATTCCCGCCTTCGCGGGAATGACGAAGCGGGGCTACTCCCCGTCGTTGACCGCCGCCGGGGCGCTGGCCAGCTTGGCAAGCGGACGCGACGTCTGTTCGGCCACCGGCAGCACCGCGATCTCCTTGTCGCCGGTCTCGATATCGAGGGCCTCAAAGCGCCGCGCCTGCGTCAGCACTTGGCTTTCGAAGCTGCCGACGAAGGCGTTATACGCGCCCGTCGCCTGGTCGAGATTTTTGCCGACGCGGGCGATATGCGACCCCATCACCGACATGCGCGCATAAAGCTCTTTCCCAAGCGCGGCGATCTCGCGCGCCTGTCCGGCGAGCTTTTCCTGCCGCCACACCGCGGCGACGGTGCGCGCGATCGCGATGAGGTTGGTCGGGGTCGCGAGCAGTACCTTGCGGTCGAAGGCATAGTCCCAGAGGCCGGCGTCGTGGTCGAGCGCCGCGGCGAGGAAATGTTCGCCGGGCA
This window contains:
- a CDS encoding HPr kinase/phosphorylase, with amino-acid sequence MLPRRTALDIVNIHASCVAAGSRGILILGASGQGKSDLALRLIDRGARLVADDRCDIWFDRGRLWCRPPAKLAGKMEVRGIGIVDQPFVAPVPLALAVRLSERPERMPPANQSETVAGHALPALLLAGFEASAPIKVLMALDRLGMAS
- a CDS encoding TrmH family RNA methyltransferase; this translates as MTQTGRRSRIESFSNPLVKRMRLLREKRHRRAEGLFLAEGLRIATEARDAGVLPKWLFLAEEGAAHPLAQALVSATLASGGEVIDTTPAILSKLSGKENAQAIVAIYAEPKTLLTDLDRNTAPIWLVAERLRDPGNLGTMLRTGDAVGAGGLILLGESTDPYGVEAVRASMGAIFTQRLVQAEWDDFLPWLRGGPGQLVATWLGEDTVDYQAVRYAAPTFVLVGNESQGMPEAYAAAADMRVKMPMMGKADSLNAAVAAAVMAYEVLNQRRN
- a CDS encoding response regulator transcription factor — protein: MTATIALVDDDRNILQSLSIALQAEGFVTRVYSDGEAALKPLIDNPPDLAVFDVKMPRMDGLELLRRLREKSQLPVIFLTSKDDEIDEALGLAMGADDYIAKPFSQRLVIARIRAILRRVELNKNAPGDEDEPVADPITRGRLSMDPARHKVEWDGKDVTLTVTEFLILETLASRPGIVRSRNQLMDAAYQDDVYIDDRTIDSHIKRLRRKFREVDPEFDAIATLYGAGYRFADEG
- a CDS encoding sensor histidine kinase, yielding MGRATVLPTKADLARDAEDQPLVWSARWSLTTRILAVNIVAIALLAGGFFYLDTYRSRLVDTRVGVMEDQLAQLDDALEAARPDQRQRLIDAFTRATASRLRFYAADGTRRYDSFDHGPPTYTLRDPNIQPWKRDAARAMDRGIDWIVGAPNYPDFEEPEVDRGAAWPEVVQTLKSGAGTTRFRYAPERTPLLTATRIVDLDTPQVMLMTLNARDITRTVRAERFRLAVVVAIVLLTSVLLSLFLARTIVRPLRKLARAAVRVRLGRAREVVVPRLPSRRDEIGTLARALSDMTQALRERIDAGEHFAADVTHELKNPIASVRSAIEGLGRVKTDEQRAQLLAIADEDVRRLDRLVTDISDASRIDAQLSRTSFEPIDVGLMIESMLASRAARAESKDVPQPRIAFARPRKGTTMVMGDGHRLERVIDNVIDNAISFSPPGGLVCVRATRLGSDVHIGVDDDGPGIEPAQRDAIFRRFHSERPDGAFGRHSGLGLAIARTIVEGHSGHIAARDRDDGQPGASLLITLPAAEAASGEN
- a CDS encoding META domain-containing protein, whose amino-acid sequence is MFKPLAALMLSLALAACVPTADAPQTPGTPPAASYFALGTEPGWTLEITQGLLNYDGDYGDTKILVPNPGARPSFNGERYVTQRLTVDITHGECSDGMSDRRYRDKVTLTADGKTVTGCGGGILPPTELAGTNWSFVSIGGVAVAKDRPTSLVFEAGRLSGSAGCNRFSGSYERADGMLTAGPLMATKMACPGAGMTQENAFFELMRGPVSLDFPSDGTLILTGAEGRTAVLKRVI
- a CDS encoding PTS sugar transporter subunit IIA — encoded protein: MVLVTHGRLAEEMVTAMEHVVGPQRAIATVCIGPNDNMEMRRKEIADAIHKVDEGRGVIMLTDLFGGTPSNLAISLLDAGRTEVIAGVNLPMLIRLESARKTMELRPAVIAAKEAGQKYISVASEMLGVGP
- the rapZ gene encoding RNase adapter RapZ, translating into MSDDGQRLLLVTGLSGAGKSTVLKVLEDLGWEVVDNLPPALLDALLAAPAGKGREGRPLAIGIDSRSRGFKPAPLVKRMKELREAGGRDIDTLFLDCAGAELERRFSETRRRHPMAEDRPAADGIARERETMEPLRRWAQHVIDTTNYSSNDLQQEVRQRFGEAGTDEPVLSVLSFGFARGLPRNADLVFDMRYLRNPHWDPALKPGTGLDPAVAAYVMADPAYAATIAQIESLLLALLPRYRAEGKSYVTIAFGCTGGRHRSVHVAERVAATLRAAGHAPTVTHRNLDSAPQDGLEGKPPSASPASGGKQI
- a CDS encoding HPr family phosphocarrier protein, translating into MNETSETVEITNQRGLHARASAKFVTFVSRLPETVSVEVEKGGSRVNGTSIMGLMMLGAAKGDSITIHTKGDGADAALLKLVGLVKDSFGED